One genomic window of Paraburkholderia phytofirmans PsJN includes the following:
- a CDS encoding AraC family transcriptional regulator has protein sequence METSGKSEPEVVCWRDGALDGACLASARYGNHKFDRHLHDELVIVMTETGAGQCHTRAGSEVAGPGSVLVFGPGEYHSGEVWEGREWIYRAIYLDMEGLGALSAVFSPDARSDKPLLIPPGLYQDPHLAGLLVKAHASLDEQRAVSLMERQANWWAAMGMLVGRYGRAGEEAGEPRREARKMEQVREYVAANYERDISVDELAELVGLSRYYLTRAFCKEFGLPPHAYATQVRLLAAKRMLASGQSAATAAAAVGFYDQSHLNRLFKRAYGITPGAYAALKPGH, from the coding sequence ATGGAGACATCGGGTAAAAGCGAGCCGGAAGTGGTCTGCTGGCGCGACGGCGCGCTCGATGGCGCATGTCTCGCGAGCGCCCGTTACGGCAATCACAAGTTCGACCGGCATCTGCACGACGAACTCGTCATTGTCATGACCGAAACCGGCGCGGGCCAATGTCATACGCGCGCGGGCAGCGAGGTTGCCGGCCCCGGCAGCGTGCTGGTTTTCGGGCCGGGCGAATACCATAGCGGCGAGGTCTGGGAAGGCCGCGAATGGATTTATCGCGCGATCTATCTGGACATGGAAGGGCTCGGCGCGCTCAGCGCCGTCTTCTCGCCCGACGCTCGCAGCGACAAACCGCTGCTGATTCCGCCGGGGCTGTATCAGGACCCGCACCTCGCGGGTCTGCTGGTCAAGGCGCATGCGAGCCTGGACGAACAGCGCGCCGTGTCGCTGATGGAGCGTCAGGCGAACTGGTGGGCTGCGATGGGAATGCTGGTCGGGCGCTATGGGCGCGCGGGTGAAGAGGCGGGAGAGCCCCGGCGCGAGGCGCGCAAGATGGAGCAGGTGCGCGAGTACGTCGCCGCCAATTACGAGCGCGATATCTCGGTCGATGAACTGGCGGAACTGGTGGGTTTGAGCCGTTACTACCTCACGCGCGCATTCTGCAAGGAGTTCGGGCTGCCGCCGCACGCCTACGCGACGCAAGTGAGGCTATTGGCGGCGAAGCGCATGCTTGCCTCAGGGCAGAGCGCAGCGACGGCTGCGGCGGCAGTGGGCTTTTACGATCAAAGCCATCTCAACCGGCTGTTCAAGCGGGCTTATGGGATCACGCCCGGGGCGTATGCGGCGTTGAAGCCGGGGCATTAG
- a CDS encoding amidohydrolase family protein — translation MIIDCHGHYTTSPPQHEAWRAQQIAALKDGGTTPPRPVITDDEIRESIEGGQLRIQHERGTDLTIFSPRAAGMGHHLATAEANALWSSECNDLVHRVCELFPRNFVGVCQLPQAPGVAPANCIGELRRCVEELGFIGCNLNPDPSGGHWSGLPLTDRCWYPLYEAMVELDVPAMIHVSSSCNPNFHATGAHYINGDTSAFMQLLQGDLFADFPTLRFIIPHGGGAVPYHWGRYRGLAQDMKRPLLSEYLLKNVFFDTCVYHQPGAELLAKVIPVENILFASETIGAVQGIDPETGHYYDDTRRYIDAIEWLSDADRQRIYEDNARSVYPRLSRQLDLQLAAQVTQGATV, via the coding sequence ATGATCATCGATTGTCACGGTCACTACACGACCTCACCGCCCCAGCATGAAGCCTGGCGCGCGCAGCAGATCGCCGCGCTGAAGGACGGCGGCACGACGCCGCCGCGGCCCGTCATTACCGACGACGAGATTCGCGAGAGCATCGAGGGTGGCCAGTTGCGGATTCAGCACGAACGCGGGACGGACCTCACGATTTTCTCGCCGCGTGCGGCCGGCATGGGTCATCACCTCGCCACTGCCGAAGCCAACGCGCTCTGGTCGAGCGAATGCAACGACCTCGTGCATCGCGTGTGCGAGCTGTTTCCGCGCAATTTCGTCGGCGTATGCCAATTGCCGCAAGCGCCCGGCGTCGCGCCCGCGAACTGCATCGGCGAATTGCGGCGCTGTGTCGAGGAGCTCGGCTTTATCGGCTGCAATCTGAATCCGGATCCGTCCGGCGGCCACTGGTCCGGCTTGCCGCTCACGGACCGTTGCTGGTATCCGCTCTATGAAGCGATGGTGGAACTCGACGTGCCGGCAATGATCCACGTCTCGTCGTCCTGCAATCCGAATTTCCATGCGACGGGCGCGCATTACATCAACGGCGATACGTCGGCGTTCATGCAGTTGCTGCAGGGCGATCTGTTCGCCGACTTTCCCACGTTGCGCTTCATCATCCCTCATGGCGGCGGTGCGGTGCCCTATCACTGGGGGCGTTATCGCGGACTCGCGCAGGACATGAAGCGTCCGCTGCTCAGCGAATATCTGCTGAAGAACGTGTTCTTCGATACCTGCGTCTATCACCAGCCCGGCGCCGAACTGCTCGCCAAGGTCATTCCGGTGGAGAACATTCTGTTCGCGTCGGAAACCATCGGCGCGGTGCAAGGTATTGATCCAGAGACCGGCCACTACTACGACGACACGCGCCGCTATATCGACGCCATCGAATGGCTCAGCGACGCGGACCGTCAACGTATTTACGAAGACAACGCGCGCAGTGTCTATCCGCGGCTCTCGCGTCAACTCGATCTACAACTCGCTGCACAGGTAACCCAAGGGGCAACGGTATGA
- a CDS encoding EthD family reductase, translated as MEVCLFLIGHANAHLRETCSPDLSSFELTPRDVEGLRRCVIHLPAESNDCDPLSKTDASTRPRCVLQWYFDDLELLEQALQPKGAIHHIAHESSGTGLIFAQQAMAVRRFDNPNPGKLGTYTERCTYLVSYEGEAQDFNTWLSHYLAHHPPLMAQLPGIRELEIYTRLDYRSGLGIARAAAMQRNKVVFDDSASLAAALASPIRASMKQDFNAFPPYSGATLHFPMRSIYGNLKPK; from the coding sequence GTGGAAGTCTGCTTATTCTTGATTGGCCACGCGAATGCGCATCTGCGCGAAACGTGCTCTCCGGATCTTTCATCCTTCGAGCTAACACCGCGAGACGTGGAGGGATTACGCCGCTGCGTAATTCACCTGCCCGCGGAATCGAACGACTGCGATCCTCTGTCGAAGACCGACGCTTCCACGCGGCCTCGCTGCGTACTGCAATGGTATTTCGACGACCTCGAACTGCTTGAACAGGCGCTGCAACCGAAGGGCGCGATACACCACATCGCACACGAATCTTCGGGCACGGGTCTCATTTTCGCGCAGCAAGCCATGGCGGTCAGACGATTCGACAACCCTAATCCGGGCAAGCTTGGCACTTACACCGAACGCTGCACCTACCTCGTCAGCTACGAAGGCGAAGCGCAGGACTTCAATACGTGGCTCTCCCACTACCTCGCGCATCATCCACCGCTGATGGCGCAATTACCCGGCATTCGCGAGCTGGAAATCTACACGCGGCTCGATTACCGCTCGGGCCTCGGCATCGCGCGCGCCGCGGCCATGCAGCGCAACAAAGTGGTCTTCGACGATTCCGCCTCGCTGGCGGCCGCGCTGGCGTCGCCGATACGCGCCAGCATGAAGCAGGACTTCAACGCCTTCCCACCCTACAGCGGCGCGACGCTGCATTTCCCTATGCGTAGCATTTACGGTAATCTGAAACCCAAATAA
- a CDS encoding LysR family transcriptional regulator — translation MNLSFEVLQVLDAIDRTGTFASAAETLHKVPSSLSYLVQKLELDLGVKLFDRTGRRATLTHAGRVVVEEGRRLLEAAEALEFKAKRIEHGWESELHVAVDEIIPFDLLWHHVGEFYKLKLDTRLHLSKEVLGGSWDALLTRRADLIVGAAGDPPPIPNLIARPIGSLKHVFVVAPDHPLASIPGPLTMDMVARHRAVAIGDTSRKLAPRTIALAVNQEVLTVPTLEAKLAAQIRGLAAGTIPECLAVDALSQGELVQKEVIGMRDVTHFYLAWRDDESGKALQWWVDQLDRPNLIDEVVQQRTLQG, via the coding sequence ATGAATCTATCTTTTGAAGTCCTGCAGGTACTCGATGCAATCGATCGAACCGGCACGTTTGCGAGCGCCGCGGAAACGCTTCACAAGGTGCCGTCCTCGCTGAGTTATCTGGTTCAGAAACTCGAACTCGATCTCGGCGTCAAGCTGTTCGACCGTACAGGCCGGCGCGCCACACTAACGCACGCGGGGCGTGTGGTCGTCGAGGAAGGCCGCCGTCTGCTGGAAGCGGCCGAAGCACTCGAATTCAAGGCGAAGCGAATCGAGCACGGCTGGGAGTCCGAACTTCACGTCGCCGTCGACGAGATCATTCCGTTCGACCTGCTCTGGCATCACGTGGGCGAGTTCTACAAGCTGAAACTGGACACCAGACTGCATCTGTCGAAAGAAGTGCTGGGCGGCTCGTGGGACGCGCTGCTCACGCGTCGCGCGGACCTGATCGTCGGCGCGGCCGGCGATCCGCCGCCCATTCCCAATCTGATCGCGAGACCGATCGGCTCGCTGAAGCATGTGTTCGTGGTGGCGCCGGATCATCCGCTCGCGTCGATACCCGGACCGCTCACCATGGACATGGTCGCGCGCCATCGCGCGGTTGCGATCGGCGATACGTCACGCAAACTCGCGCCGCGCACGATCGCGCTCGCCGTCAATCAGGAAGTGCTCACAGTGCCCACGCTCGAAGCCAAGCTCGCCGCGCAGATCAGAGGCCTCGCAGCAGGCACGATTCCGGAATGCCTCGCTGTCGACGCGCTGAGCCAGGGCGAACTGGTGCAAAAAGAAGTGATCGGCATGCGCGACGTCACGCATTTCTATCTGGCATGGCGCGACGACGAAAGCGGCAAGGCGCTGCAATGGTGGGTCGATCAGTTGGACCGGCCGAACCTGATCGACGAAGTGGTGCAACAGCGCACGCTGCAAGGTTGA
- a CDS encoding alanyl-tRNA editing protein, with protein sequence MPHYLCHEQPDLLDFETAVIAARPGAVVLGRSALHPGGGGQVSDAATLTHAQGAVRITGVAAEGDVLWHLLDAPLELDGNVHVAIDAARRAAVAQLHTVTHILNALVYQRFAGALVTGAQINADGTARMDFDLPEADNDALRLLEEPVNEVIRSAMEVRTYYVGTDEAKATQGLIRSLSVAPPPTPDGTVRIVEIGDLDRQACGGTHLTNTAQSRPIRIAKIENKGRRNRRVRIELV encoded by the coding sequence GTGCCGCATTATCTTTGCCATGAGCAGCCGGATCTGCTGGACTTTGAAACGGCGGTGATCGCCGCGCGGCCCGGCGCGGTCGTGCTGGGCCGTTCCGCCTTGCATCCGGGCGGCGGCGGCCAGGTGTCGGACGCCGCCACGCTGACGCACGCGCAGGGCGCGGTGCGCATTACCGGCGTCGCGGCGGAAGGCGATGTGCTCTGGCATCTGCTCGACGCACCGCTCGAACTTGACGGCAACGTGCACGTGGCCATCGACGCGGCGCGGCGCGCCGCAGTCGCCCAACTCCATACCGTGACGCATATTCTCAACGCGCTGGTGTATCAGCGCTTTGCCGGCGCACTCGTGACCGGCGCGCAGATCAACGCCGACGGCACTGCGCGCATGGACTTCGATCTGCCCGAAGCGGATAACGACGCGCTGCGGCTGCTGGAAGAACCCGTCAACGAGGTGATCCGCAGCGCGATGGAGGTGCGCACCTATTATGTCGGCACCGACGAAGCGAAAGCGACCCAAGGCTTGATCCGCAGCCTTTCGGTGGCGCCGCCGCCCACGCCGGACGGCACGGTGCGCATCGTCGAGATCGGCGATCTGGACCGGCAGGCTTGTGGCGGCACTCACCTGACCAATACCGCGCAGTCACGGCCCATTCGCATCGCGAAGATAGAGAACAAGGGCCGTCGCAATCGCCGGGTCAGAATCGAACTGGTTTGA
- the hpaC gene encoding 4-hydroxyphenylacetate 3-monooxygenase, reductase component, whose translation MQKEKEKTVTIEDTRKRFRDAMACLPAAVNIITTDGPGGRCGMTASAVCSVTDAPPTMLVCINQTSYVHDILHRNRSVCINVLAAECQEVARDFAGMTACPMDERFARHAWTGGALSAPVLADAIASLEGEIVDIKTVGSHSVMFAQIRHIALRSDGDGLIYFGRQFHRLTRPQAAAPLVAAQCAR comes from the coding sequence ATGCAAAAGGAAAAGGAAAAGACCGTGACGATCGAAGACACCAGAAAGCGTTTCCGCGATGCCATGGCGTGCCTGCCGGCCGCCGTCAACATCATCACCACGGACGGACCCGGCGGCCGCTGCGGCATGACTGCAAGCGCGGTGTGCTCGGTGACGGACGCACCGCCGACCATGCTCGTCTGTATCAATCAGACCAGCTACGTGCATGACATCCTGCATCGCAACCGCAGCGTATGCATCAACGTGCTGGCCGCCGAGTGCCAGGAAGTGGCGCGTGATTTCGCCGGCATGACAGCGTGCCCGATGGACGAACGTTTCGCACGCCACGCGTGGACCGGCGGCGCGTTGTCGGCGCCGGTGCTCGCGGATGCGATCGCGAGTCTCGAAGGCGAGATCGTCGACATCAAGACGGTCGGCTCGCACTCGGTCATGTTTGCGCAGATTCGCCACATCGCGTTGCGCTCGGATGGCGACGGGCTCATCTATTTCGGCCGCCAGTTTCATCGGCTGACACGGCCGCAGGCAGCGGCGCCGCTGGTTGCCGCGCAATGCGCGAGGTGA
- a CDS encoding acyl-CoA dehydrogenase family protein, with translation MQSLQMSTFSTYAYEPSAIDHADRYPDYAGPLTLDALIGEIERRRDEFDHLSHVPRDMIAKMKRAGIFRASTPQRFGGDALPPAQFLRMLERIAIADGSAAWVAAFGSANTYLAALPIETQQQIYATGPDQVFSGGLYPLQPATKAPGGFVVSGQWRFASGCKGADWIGVGIGGTPANSGDAGAGKPFTAVFPAQEVEIVENWNVVGMQGTGSHDLRLREKFVDAQWTFVRGGAALIDEPLYRYPAVAYQAQVHAAVNIGLARAALDLLTDMSGSTKTTTGAPRLADRGYYRSGLAKAEANWRSARAFFYESAEAAWRTIIDGDAVSQEQANLLRLSATHAAQIGAEVVMQAYQMAGIAAIYRENRLQRLVRDSIVVTQHAFLGEGTYDASGALFAGVPPVTPFP, from the coding sequence GAGCGCCGCCGCGACGAGTTCGATCATCTCTCGCACGTTCCGCGCGACATGATCGCGAAGATGAAGCGCGCCGGCATCTTTCGCGCGAGCACGCCGCAGCGCTTTGGCGGCGACGCGCTGCCGCCGGCGCAATTCCTGCGGATGCTCGAACGCATCGCGATCGCCGACGGCTCCGCCGCGTGGGTCGCCGCGTTCGGCTCGGCGAATACCTACCTCGCCGCTTTGCCGATTGAAACGCAGCAGCAGATCTATGCCACTGGCCCCGACCAGGTTTTCTCGGGCGGCCTCTATCCGCTGCAACCCGCGACGAAAGCGCCGGGCGGCTTCGTGGTCAGCGGGCAGTGGCGCTTCGCGAGCGGCTGCAAGGGCGCGGACTGGATCGGCGTCGGCATCGGCGGCACGCCCGCCAATTCCGGCGATGCCGGCGCGGGCAAGCCGTTCACCGCCGTGTTTCCCGCGCAAGAAGTCGAGATCGTCGAGAACTGGAACGTGGTCGGCATGCAGGGAACGGGCAGCCACGATTTGCGGCTGCGCGAGAAATTCGTCGATGCGCAATGGACCTTCGTGCGCGGCGGCGCGGCGCTGATCGACGAGCCGCTCTACCGCTACCCCGCCGTCGCCTATCAGGCGCAGGTGCACGCCGCCGTCAACATCGGCCTCGCGCGCGCGGCGCTCGATCTGCTGACGGACATGTCCGGTTCGACCAAAACCACCACCGGCGCGCCGCGCCTCGCCGATCGCGGTTATTACCGTTCGGGCCTCGCGAAAGCAGAAGCCAACTGGCGCAGCGCCCGCGCGTTCTTCTACGAATCCGCCGAGGCCGCGTGGCGGACGATCATCGACGGCGATGCCGTCTCGCAAGAGCAGGCGAATCTGTTGCGCCTCAGCGCAACGCACGCCGCGCAGATCGGCGCGGAAGTGGTGATGCAGGCTTATCAGATGGCGGGCATCGCCGCGATCTATCGCGAGAACCGCTTGCAGCGCCTTGTGCGCGATTCGATCGTCGTGACACAACATGCGTTTCTCGGCGAAGGCACGTATGACGCGTCCGGTGCGCTGTTTGCCGGGGTGCCGCCGGTCACGCCTTTTCCGTAA
- a CDS encoding LysR family transcriptional regulator, which yields MSNSHPGITDLNLLRVFLAISDLRSLTAAGERLGLTQPAVSHALRRLRVLFDDPLFVRTPTGMVPTDAALRLHAPLTQAFGIINGAVQQIAKFDPATAQRVFRVSMSDMSEFYFLPPLLSMLDRNARGIHLEIANVSVDSVSSAMRSGKIDLALGYVPGLDPGCVSRTLFVDEHVCVVRAGHPLRKQKPTKEDLASLRYVYASTNATGHRMVEQWLEELNLRRDIVLRLPHFVVAPEIVQHTDLAVIFPRSIAQRFNRNKAFRILPLPFALPPIEIQVHSHSQFSADPGIAWLLDEIYGMFHQPPDSGKTRVEKPL from the coding sequence ATGAGCAACTCGCACCCCGGCATTACGGATTTGAACCTGCTGCGCGTGTTCCTGGCCATCTCCGATCTGCGCAGCCTGACCGCAGCGGGGGAACGCCTAGGACTCACGCAACCGGCGGTCAGCCATGCCTTGCGCCGGTTGCGCGTCCTGTTCGACGACCCGCTGTTCGTTCGCACGCCCACCGGCATGGTGCCCACCGACGCCGCATTGCGCCTGCATGCGCCGCTGACTCAAGCGTTCGGCATCATCAACGGGGCGGTCCAGCAAATCGCCAAATTCGATCCCGCCACGGCACAGCGCGTGTTTCGCGTGTCCATGTCGGACATGTCGGAGTTCTATTTCCTGCCGCCGCTTCTTTCGATGCTCGACCGCAACGCGCGCGGCATTCACCTGGAGATTGCGAACGTCTCCGTCGATTCGGTGAGTTCGGCCATGCGCAGCGGCAAGATCGATCTGGCGCTCGGTTATGTGCCGGGTCTCGATCCGGGTTGTGTGAGCAGGACGCTGTTCGTCGACGAACATGTTTGCGTGGTGCGTGCCGGTCACCCGTTGCGCAAACAGAAGCCGACCAAGGAGGATCTCGCGAGCCTGCGCTACGTCTACGCCAGCACCAACGCGACCGGCCACCGGATGGTCGAACAGTGGCTCGAAGAGTTGAACCTGCGCCGGGATATCGTGCTGCGCCTGCCGCATTTCGTGGTGGCGCCGGAGATCGTTCAGCATACCGATCTCGCCGTGATTTTTCCGCGGAGTATCGCGCAGCGCTTCAATCGCAACAAAGCCTTTCGTATTCTGCCCTTGCCGTTCGCGTTGCCGCCCATCGAAATCCAGGTCCACTCGCATTCGCAATTTTCGGCGGATCCGGGCATTGCGTGGTTGCTCGATGAGATTTATGGCATGTTCCATCAACCGCCGGATAGCGGTAAAACGCGAGTGGAAAAACCGCTATGA
- a CDS encoding MFS transporter, whose amino-acid sequence MTAINEAVTMRKVYGRLMPLLFAMMFFNYLDRINIGFAALDMNKQLGFSPAVFGFAGSIFFVGYMLLEVPSNLLLHRVGARRWIARILMTWGAVAAATAFVFNDSSFYVLRFLLGVMEAGFLPGVAVYLTKWFPVRYRARAVGGYIIAGSFSAVLGGPISTALMTYANGILGLQGWQWMFILEGVPAMLLGLLTLRIMTERPADADWLSDDEKRWLESTLSAERQAVGGNAHVPLLRVAGDIRVWSLACLFGCALVGIYGLFLWLPQIVKSLGHLSNLEVGFLSAAPPLLGVLGTFLISRSSDRTGDRKKHLAFVYGMSALAIAGSAYAPNPVIAYVLLCVTGLFIYAGNPLFWSLASSFRTGAAGAATIALINTIAQFGGLVGPWSIGLVRNATGNFKLALLTIAAFLIVATIIALVMRVAPVEDEANSLTTGDAAPRA is encoded by the coding sequence ATGACCGCGATCAACGAAGCCGTAACCATGCGAAAAGTTTACGGGCGCCTCATGCCCCTGCTCTTCGCGATGATGTTCTTCAACTATCTCGACCGGATCAATATCGGGTTCGCCGCGCTGGACATGAACAAGCAGCTCGGCTTCAGTCCGGCCGTGTTCGGCTTCGCGGGCAGCATCTTCTTTGTCGGCTACATGCTGCTGGAAGTGCCGAGCAATCTATTGCTGCATCGCGTCGGCGCACGCCGCTGGATTGCCCGCATTCTTATGACGTGGGGCGCGGTCGCCGCGGCCACGGCATTCGTGTTCAACGATTCGAGCTTCTACGTGCTGCGTTTTCTGCTCGGCGTGATGGAAGCGGGCTTTCTGCCGGGCGTCGCGGTCTATCTAACCAAATGGTTTCCAGTGCGTTACCGTGCTCGCGCGGTTGGGGGCTACATCATCGCCGGTTCGTTTTCGGCGGTGCTGGGCGGCCCGATCTCGACCGCTTTGATGACCTACGCTAACGGCATTCTCGGTTTGCAGGGCTGGCAGTGGATGTTCATCCTCGAAGGCGTGCCGGCCATGCTGCTCGGCCTGTTGACGCTGCGCATCATGACCGAACGCCCCGCCGACGCCGACTGGCTGTCCGACGACGAAAAGCGCTGGCTCGAGTCGACGCTCTCCGCCGAGCGTCAAGCCGTAGGCGGCAACGCGCATGTTCCCTTGCTGCGTGTGGCGGGCGACATCCGCGTGTGGAGCCTCGCGTGTCTCTTCGGTTGCGCGCTGGTCGGTATTTATGGCCTCTTCCTGTGGCTGCCGCAGATCGTCAAGAGTCTGGGTCATCTGAGCAATCTCGAAGTCGGCTTTCTGTCGGCCGCGCCGCCCTTGCTCGGTGTATTGGGCACCTTCCTGATCAGCCGCAGTTCCGACCGCACCGGCGACCGCAAGAAGCACCTCGCCTTCGTGTACGGCATGAGCGCACTGGCCATTGCCGGCAGCGCGTACGCGCCAAACCCCGTGATCGCTTATGTGCTGCTGTGCGTGACCGGCTTGTTCATCTATGCGGGCAACCCGCTGTTCTGGAGCCTCGCGTCGTCTTTCAGAACCGGCGCGGCAGGCGCGGCGACGATCGCGCTGATCAACACCATCGCGCAGTTCGGCGGCCTGGTCGGCCCGTGGAGCATCGGCCTCGTGCGCAATGCGACCGGCAACTTCAAGCTGGCCTTGCTGACGATCGCAGCCTTTCTGATTGTCGCGACGATCATCGCGCTAGTCATGCGGGTCGCGCCGGTTGAAGACGAAGCGAACTCGCTCACCACCGGCGACGCCGCGCCGCGCGCCTGA
- a CDS encoding LysR family transcriptional regulator, with amino-acid sequence MNIRALQCFVILAEELNFSRAAERLHIAQPALSQQIRSLEERLGTQLVDRARRPLSLTEAGHYLCNEARQILGSLEQVTLVAQEIGVGRRGWLSVGFTRSSMYSVLPPALKAFHKAYPQVELKLFEMLTEEQTDALRDMRIHIGIGRQPLTVEGFTSHTLLRERVVAALEPSHPLAAQKKVSIADLADTPLILYPKHQNAQFKRSVQSLYRDAGITPLVAHEAYEIQTAIALVAAGLGVTFIGESVARLGRTDVVYRHLTGPGSSYRSTLAATFRTEDASPHLRAFLACLPEPLKDSAL; translated from the coding sequence ATGAACATCAGAGCCCTGCAATGCTTCGTGATTCTCGCGGAGGAACTCAATTTCAGCCGCGCCGCCGAGCGCCTGCATATCGCGCAGCCTGCGCTGAGCCAGCAGATCCGATCACTCGAAGAACGGCTCGGCACGCAGCTGGTCGATCGCGCAAGACGTCCGCTGAGTCTCACCGAAGCGGGCCATTATCTGTGCAACGAGGCGCGTCAGATACTCGGTTCGCTCGAACAGGTGACGCTCGTCGCGCAGGAAATCGGCGTGGGCCGGCGCGGCTGGCTGAGTGTGGGCTTCACCCGTTCGTCGATGTACAGCGTCCTGCCGCCCGCGCTGAAGGCATTTCACAAGGCGTATCCGCAAGTCGAACTCAAACTCTTCGAGATGCTCACCGAAGAACAGACCGATGCGCTGCGCGACATGCGCATTCACATCGGCATCGGCCGGCAGCCGCTGACAGTTGAAGGCTTTACCTCGCATACGCTGCTGCGCGAGCGTGTCGTGGCCGCACTCGAGCCCAGCCATCCGCTTGCGGCACAAAAGAAAGTGAGCATCGCCGATCTCGCCGACACGCCATTGATTCTGTACCCGAAGCATCAGAACGCGCAGTTCAAGCGCTCGGTGCAATCGCTCTATCGCGATGCGGGCATCACCCCGCTCGTCGCGCACGAGGCTTATGAAATCCAGACCGCGATTGCCCTGGTGGCGGCAGGCCTCGGCGTGACGTTCATCGGCGAATCCGTGGCGCGGCTCGGACGCACCGATGTGGTTTACCGTCACCTGACCGGACCGGGCTCGTCGTACCGCTCCACGCTTGCCGCCACCTTCCGTACCGAAGACGCTTCGCCCCACCTGCGGGCATTTCTGGCTTGCCTTCCCGAGCCCCTCAAAGACAGCGCACTATAA
- a CDS encoding RraA family protein yields MNPIGWREYDSAPQADAATLETLRELAVSLLSDNMARASGMVGLRPYHQPRPMAGTAVTVHTRPGDNLAIHRAFDFCRPGDVLVIDGAGDLTQALMGEIMASFAESLGVQGLVIDGAIRDVGSLCQREFPVYARGVTHRGPYKNGPGEINVPVTVGGTVVHPGDIIVGDEDGLLAITPADVAAVIEGARRQHAKETAALKSIAEGKFDRSWVVPHRERMMNN; encoded by the coding sequence ATGAATCCAATCGGATGGCGCGAATACGACTCCGCGCCTCAGGCCGACGCGGCCACGCTCGAAACACTTCGTGAACTGGCCGTCTCGCTGCTGAGCGACAACATGGCGCGCGCGAGCGGCATGGTGGGCTTGCGGCCTTATCACCAGCCGCGCCCGATGGCCGGCACTGCAGTCACGGTCCACACACGGCCGGGCGACAACCTCGCGATTCATCGCGCGTTCGACTTTTGCCGGCCCGGCGACGTGCTGGTGATCGACGGTGCGGGCGATCTCACGCAGGCGCTGATGGGCGAGATCATGGCGAGCTTCGCGGAAAGTCTCGGCGTGCAGGGCCTCGTGATCGACGGCGCGATCCGTGACGTCGGTTCGCTGTGCCAGCGCGAATTTCCCGTCTATGCGCGCGGCGTGACGCATCGCGGGCCGTACAAGAACGGACCGGGCGAAATCAACGTGCCGGTCACGGTCGGCGGCACGGTAGTACATCCTGGCGATATCATTGTCGGCGACGAAGACGGCCTGCTCGCGATCACACCCGCCGACGTGGCAGCGGTGATCGAAGGCGCGCGCCGCCAGCACGCGAAGGAAACGGCGGCGCTGAAGTCGATTGCCGAAGGCAAGTTCGATCGTTCGTGGGTCGTTCCGCACCGGGAACGGATGATGAACAACTGA